From the genome of Streptomyces ficellus:
GACGGGATTGGCGATAGCTGGAGTTGCAGCCTTGGCCTGGGGTGAGTGGTTGAACTGGCGCTGGTCTCGAGCGCTCGTGGGGAGTGGCGGAGGCACCTCCGCGGCCGTGGTGGTGTTGGGGTACCGGAGTCCCGAAGTGACGGCGAACTTGATCAACCGATGGCGAGTCCGTGCTGGAATCCGCTCCATCGTCGCTGACGGTGCGCATGGGACCTGCGTGATCTTCAGCGGCGGTGCGACCAGCAGCGGCGCCACTGAGGCCCAGCTGATGGCTGGCTACGCGAAGTCGGTGCTTGCGTTCGACGGCACGGTGCTCCTCGAAGACCAAAGCGCGACGACGTGGGAGAACGTCACGAACGTGATCCCACTGCTTGAGGACGTGGATCGCATCAAGATCGCCTCCCAGCCAGCTCATGCGCTCAAGGCCCGTGCTTACTTGCGGCGGCAGCGGCCCGATCTTGCAGAGA
Proteins encoded in this window:
- a CDS encoding YdcF family protein, whose product is MRRRTGLAIAGVAALAWGEWLNWRWSRALVGSGGGTSAAVVVLGYRSPEVTANLINRWRVRAGIRSIVADGAHGTCVIFSGGATSSGATEAQLMAGYAKSVLAFDGTVLLEDQSATTWENVTNVIPLLEDVDRIKIASQPAHALKARAYLRRQRPDLAERLVRADDYRPGEWMVVKPLLALYGLWTLRGLKAEERKVSL